The Pseudomonas baetica genome includes a region encoding these proteins:
- a CDS encoding phosphoheptose isomerase has product MDMQSRIRQLFQASIDTKQQAMDVLAPHIEQASQIMVNALLNEGKMLSCGNGGSAGDAQHFSSELLNRFERERPSLPALALTTDTSTITSIANDYSYNEVFSKQIRALGQPGDVLLAISTSGNSANIIQAIQAAHDREMIVVALTGRDGGGMASLLLPEDVEIRVPANVTARIQEVHLLVIHCLCDLIDSQLFGSEE; this is encoded by the coding sequence ATGGACATGCAATCCCGAATTCGCCAGCTTTTCCAGGCCAGTATCGACACCAAGCAACAGGCGATGGACGTACTTGCACCGCACATCGAGCAAGCCAGCCAGATCATGGTCAATGCCCTGCTCAACGAAGGCAAAATGCTTTCGTGCGGCAACGGCGGCTCGGCCGGCGACGCCCAGCACTTTTCCTCCGAGCTGCTCAATCGTTTTGAGCGCGAGCGCCCAAGCCTGCCCGCTCTCGCCCTGACCACCGACACCTCGACGATCACCTCGATCGCCAATGACTACAGCTACAACGAAGTGTTCTCCAAGCAGATACGCGCGCTCGGCCAGCCGGGCGATGTATTGCTGGCGATTTCGACCAGCGGTAACTCGGCGAACATTATTCAAGCGATCCAGGCCGCACATGATCGCGAAATGATTGTCGTAGCTTTGACTGGACGCGATGGCGGCGGCATGGCGTCGCTGCTGTTGCCCGAGGACGTCGAAATTCGCGTACCGGCCAACGTCACTGCACGTATTCAGGAAGTCCACTTGCTGGTGATCCATTGCCTCTGCGATCTGATCGACAGCCAACTGTTCGGGAGTGAAGAATGA
- a CDS encoding YraN family protein, giving the protein MPDRSRSQSGKDAERQALEHLQKQGLRLLAQNWLCKRGELDLVMLDGDTVVFVEVRYRKNTQWGGALASINERKQQKLIFAAQYFLQRESRWANSPCRFDVVAIDSHPSQLNWLQNAFDS; this is encoded by the coding sequence ATGCCCGACAGGTCACGCTCGCAAAGCGGTAAAGATGCCGAGCGCCAAGCGCTCGAGCATCTGCAGAAACAAGGTCTGCGCCTGCTGGCGCAGAACTGGTTATGCAAACGCGGCGAGCTTGATCTGGTCATGCTTGATGGCGATACAGTAGTATTCGTTGAAGTTCGCTACAGAAAAAACACTCAATGGGGTGGCGCGCTCGCTAGCATCAATGAGCGCAAGCAGCAGAAACTGATTTTCGCTGCGCAGTATTTTCTTCAGCGCGAGTCGCGTTGGGCCAATTCCCCCTGCCGCTTCGACGTGGTGGCCATCGACAGCCACCCGAGTCAGCTGAACTGGTTGCAGAATGCTTTCGACAGTTGA
- a CDS encoding penicillin-binding protein activator, producing the protein MIACLRLFTALCLAALLAACASSPSSSLGELPRTPDASIEQLLEQASQAKTPEKAALLRLSAADLAYRQGNAGQSAQILQQVPIEQLKPGQQIFANTLAAELAMTRNQPKAALTALSHPSLQKLGEMPQEQQVRTGTVHARALEADGQTLAAARERIFIAPMLQGEAASKNHEAIWTLIASLPTDQLQPNTTDDLGGWMALAQAVKTAGTLEQQQAAIDTWRAQNPKHPAAINLPLPLTKLKELASQPLSKIALLLPQDGQLAAVGKALREGFMAAHYQAQQAGQKPPAIVFYDSSKLTSMDELYRKAQADGVQLVVGPLEKPLVKQLSTRPQLPITTLALNYSEGDQGPAQLFQFGLAAEDEAREVSRRARADGLHRAAIMVPKGEWGDRVLRAFSQDWQANGGSIVATERVDQPVQLAQQIADMFQLRQSEARAKSLQNAAGTNVAAQPSRRQDIEFIFLAATPQQAQQIKPTLNFQYAGDVPVYATSHVYSASGDVNQYNDMNGIRFCETPWLLEANDPLRQQVTAQWPQAAGSLGRLYAMGVDAYRLAPRLGQLKALPDSRIEGQSGSLGMTQTQRVVRQLPWAQFVSGQIQRLPDTPR; encoded by the coding sequence ATGATCGCTTGCCTGCGGCTGTTCACTGCCCTCTGCCTCGCTGCCTTGTTGGCGGCTTGCGCCAGCTCCCCTTCCTCCAGCCTTGGCGAACTTCCACGGACTCCGGATGCCAGCATCGAGCAACTGCTCGAACAGGCTAGCCAGGCTAAAACCCCGGAAAAAGCCGCCCTGTTGCGCTTGAGCGCAGCAGATCTGGCTTATCGCCAGGGCAATGCCGGGCAGTCCGCGCAAATCCTGCAACAGGTGCCCATCGAGCAACTCAAGCCGGGGCAGCAGATTTTCGCCAACACCCTGGCCGCCGAACTGGCCATGACCCGCAATCAGCCGAAAGCCGCGCTGACCGCCCTGAGCCACCCAAGCCTGCAAAAACTGGGTGAGATGCCGCAAGAGCAACAGGTTCGCACCGGCACCGTGCACGCCCGTGCCCTGGAAGCCGATGGCCAGACGCTGGCGGCAGCCCGCGAGCGCATCTTCATTGCGCCGATGCTGCAAGGCGAAGCCGCGAGCAAGAACCATGAAGCGATCTGGACCTTGATCGCCTCCCTGCCAACTGACCAATTGCAACCAAACACCACCGACGACCTCGGCGGCTGGATGGCTTTGGCACAAGCCGTGAAAACCGCTGGCACGCTGGAACAACAGCAAGCCGCGATCGATACCTGGCGCGCGCAGAACCCAAAACACCCGGCCGCCATCAACCTGCCGCTACCGCTGACCAAACTCAAGGAACTGGCCAGCCAGCCGCTGAGCAAAATCGCCTTGCTGCTGCCACAAGACGGCCAGCTGGCTGCGGTCGGTAAAGCGCTGCGTGAAGGCTTCATGGCTGCGCACTATCAGGCCCAACAGGCTGGGCAAAAGCCGCCAGCCATCGTGTTCTATGACAGCTCGAAACTGACTTCGATGGACGAGCTCTACCGCAAGGCCCAGGCTGACGGTGTGCAACTGGTTGTCGGCCCACTGGAAAAACCCCTGGTCAAGCAATTGAGCACCCGCCCGCAACTGCCGATCACCACGCTGGCGCTGAACTACAGCGAAGGCGATCAAGGCCCGGCGCAGTTGTTCCAGTTTGGCCTGGCAGCTGAAGACGAAGCCCGTGAAGTCTCCCGTCGCGCCCGCGCCGATGGCCTGCACCGCGCAGCCATCATGGTGCCGAAAGGCGAATGGGGCGACCGCGTGCTGCGCGCCTTCAGCCAGGACTGGCAAGCCAATGGCGGCAGCATCGTTGCCACCGAACGTGTTGATCAGCCCGTGCAACTGGCGCAACAAATCGCCGACATGTTCCAGCTGCGCCAGAGTGAAGCCCGCGCCAAGAGCCTGCAAAACGCTGCCGGCACCAATGTCGCCGCACAGCCTTCGCGTCGCCAGGACATCGAATTCATCTTCCTTGCTGCAACGCCACAACAAGCACAGCAGATCAAGCCGACTCTGAACTTCCAGTACGCCGGCGACGTACCCGTTTATGCGACCTCGCACGTTTACAGCGCCAGCGGCGACGTGAACCAGTACAACGACATGAACGGCATCCGCTTCTGCGAAACCCCGTGGTTGCTGGAAGCCAATGATCCGTTGCGCCAGCAAGTCACGGCACAGTGGCCACAAGCTGCCGGCAGCCTTGGCCGCCTGTACGCCATGGGCGTCGACGCTTACCGTCTGGCACCGCGTCTGGGCCAACTCAAAGCCCTGCCGGACAGCCGCATCGAAGGTCAGTCGGGTAGCCTCGGCATGACCCAGACCCAGCGTGTTGTACGCCAGTTGCCTTGGGCGCAGTTTGTCAGCGGTCAGATTCAGCGTCTGCCGGATACCCCGCGCTGA
- the rsmI gene encoding 16S rRNA (cytidine(1402)-2'-O)-methyltransferase, with amino-acid sequence MLAFTDHEVCALTAPGPLNSAAGSLYVVATPIGNLDDISARALKILREVALIAAEDTRHSQRLMQHFGISTPLAACHEHNERDEGSRFITRLLAGDNVALISDAGTPLISDPGYHLVRQARAAGINVVPVPGACALIAALSAAGLPSDRFIFEGFLPAKSVGRKARLEAVKEEPRTLIFYEAPHRILECLQDMEAVFGGERQALLAREITKTFETLKGLPLAELRAFVESDSNQQRGECVVLVAGWTAPESEDAVSSEAMRILNLLLEEMPLKRAAALAAQITGERKNVLYQVALDKQKDV; translated from the coding sequence ATGCTGGCTTTTACCGATCATGAGGTGTGCGCTTTGACTGCTCCAGGTCCTTTGAATTCCGCTGCTGGCTCGCTTTATGTGGTGGCGACGCCCATCGGCAACCTGGACGACATCAGTGCCCGGGCACTGAAAATCCTTCGGGAGGTGGCGCTGATCGCTGCCGAAGACACGCGTCACTCCCAGCGACTGATGCAGCACTTCGGTATTTCCACGCCGTTGGCTGCTTGCCATGAGCATAACGAAAGAGATGAAGGTAGCCGTTTTATTACCCGTTTGCTGGCGGGTGACAACGTCGCACTGATTTCCGATGCCGGTACGCCGCTGATTTCCGATCCGGGCTATCACCTGGTCCGTCAGGCCCGTGCCGCCGGAATCAACGTGGTGCCGGTGCCTGGCGCCTGTGCCTTGATCGCCGCGTTGTCGGCGGCGGGGCTGCCTTCTGATCGCTTTATCTTTGAAGGTTTCCTGCCGGCCAAGTCGGTCGGGCGCAAGGCGCGCCTGGAAGCGGTCAAAGAAGAACCGCGCACGCTGATCTTCTACGAAGCGCCGCATCGAATTCTTGAATGCCTGCAGGATATGGAGGCGGTATTCGGTGGTGAGCGCCAGGCTTTGCTGGCTCGGGAGATAACCAAAACCTTCGAAACGCTCAAGGGCCTGCCCTTGGCCGAACTGCGTGCGTTCGTCGAGTCCGACAGCAATCAACAGCGCGGTGAGTGCGTGGTATTGGTCGCAGGCTGGACGGCGCCTGAGTCCGAAGACGCCGTCAGCAGCGAGGCGATGCGCATCCTCAATCTGTTGCTTGAAGAGATGCCGCTCAAGCGTGCCGCAGCGCTCGCAGCGCAGATTACCGGTGAGCGCAAAAACGTGCTGTATCAGGTCGCGCTGGATAAGCAGAAAGACGTGTAA
- the mraZ gene encoding division/cell wall cluster transcriptional repressor MraZ, with product MFRGANAISLDAKGRLAMPSRYRDELDSRSSGQLIVTIDAVDPCLCVYPLDEWEIIETKLRALPSLREENRRLQRLLIGNAVDLELDGSGRFLVPPRLREYAKLDKKAMLVGQLNKFQLWDEDAWNAVSAADLAAIQQPGAMPDELRDLIL from the coding sequence GTGTTTCGCGGAGCTAACGCTATCAGTCTCGATGCAAAGGGCCGTCTCGCTATGCCGAGCCGGTACCGTGACGAGCTCGATTCGCGTAGTTCCGGCCAATTGATCGTCACCATTGATGCCGTTGATCCTTGTCTTTGTGTTTATCCGCTCGACGAGTGGGAAATTATTGAAACCAAGTTGCGCGCGCTTCCTTCGCTTCGCGAAGAGAACCGTCGCCTGCAGCGTTTATTGATTGGTAATGCCGTCGACCTCGAACTCGATGGCAGTGGTCGTTTTCTGGTTCCACCGCGTCTGCGCGAATACGCCAAGCTTGATAAGAAAGCGATGCTGGTGGGCCAACTGAACAAGTTCCAATTGTGGGACGAGGATGCATGGAACGCGGTATCTGCCGCTGACCTTGCTGCCATTCAACAACCGGGCGCGATGCCTGATGAACTGCGTGATTTGATCCTGTGA
- the rsmH gene encoding 16S rRNA (cytosine(1402)-N(4))-methyltransferase RsmH: protein MTIDSGFNHITVLLDEAVEALAVRPDGCYLDGTFGRGGHSRLILSQLGTDGRLIGFDKDPQAIATGQTLAAEDGRFVVVQRSFAELGSEVAERGLAGKVSGILLDLGVSSPQLDDAERGFSFLNDGPLDMRMDPSRGISAAEFVNTAPVEEIARVFKEYGEERFSGRMARAVAERRDITPFERTADLAEVLKVANPAWEKGKNPATRAFQGLRIHVNNELGDLEAGLEAALEALEVGGRLVVISFHSLEDRIVKLFMRKLVKGEADNLPRNLPVRHVAFEPKIKVHGKAQTASDAELKANPRSRSAVMRVAEKLR from the coding sequence GTGACTATTGATAGCGGCTTTAACCACATCACCGTACTGCTTGACGAAGCCGTCGAGGCTCTCGCCGTACGCCCTGATGGCTGCTATCTGGATGGCACGTTCGGGCGCGGTGGGCACAGTCGGTTGATCCTCAGCCAGCTTGGAACCGACGGTCGACTCATCGGTTTCGACAAAGATCCACAAGCGATTGCCACCGGGCAAACGCTAGCGGCCGAAGACGGCCGCTTTGTCGTTGTGCAGCGCAGCTTTGCCGAACTCGGTTCGGAAGTCGCCGAACGCGGTCTGGCCGGCAAGGTCAGCGGCATCCTGCTCGACCTCGGCGTGTCTTCGCCGCAGCTCGACGACGCTGAGCGCGGTTTCAGTTTCCTCAACGACGGCCCGCTGGACATGCGCATGGACCCGTCCCGTGGCATCAGCGCTGCCGAGTTCGTCAACACCGCGCCGGTGGAAGAAATCGCCCGGGTGTTCAAGGAATACGGTGAGGAACGTTTCTCAGGGCGCATGGCTCGCGCCGTCGCCGAGCGTCGCGATATCACCCCTTTCGAGCGCACCGCTGATCTGGCTGAAGTGTTGAAAGTCGCCAACCCGGCGTGGGAAAAGGGCAAGAACCCGGCCACCCGTGCGTTCCAGGGTTTACGCATTCACGTCAACAACGAACTGGGTGATCTGGAAGCCGGCCTCGAAGCCGCGCTGGAAGCTCTGGAAGTTGGCGGCCGTTTGGTGGTGATCAGCTTCCACTCGCTGGAAGACCGCATCGTCAAACTGTTCATGCGCAAGCTGGTGAAAGGCGAAGCCGACAACCTGCCGCGCAACCTGCCGGTTCGCCACGTGGCGTTCGAACCGAAAATCAAAGTCCATGGCAAAGCGCAGACGGCCTCCGACGCCGAACTCAAGGCCAACCCACGTTCCCGTAGCGCCGTCATGCGCGTCGCGGAGAAGCTGCGGTGA
- the ftsL gene encoding cell division protein FtsL, producing the protein MSKLFAKPLPGGSFFMLLLFVAVLVSAIGVSYSAHWNRQLLNNLYNELSVRDKAQAEWGRLILEQSTWTAHSRIEVLATEQLKMKIPGAADVKMVAP; encoded by the coding sequence GTGAGCAAGCTTTTCGCCAAGCCACTGCCCGGCGGCAGCTTTTTCATGCTGCTGCTGTTTGTCGCCGTGCTCGTGTCGGCCATTGGCGTGTCTTATAGCGCGCACTGGAACCGCCAGTTGCTCAACAATCTTTATAACGAACTCAGCGTGCGCGACAAGGCGCAGGCCGAGTGGGGTCGCCTGATTCTCGAGCAAAGCACCTGGACCGCGCACAGCCGGATCGAAGTGCTGGCCACCGAACAACTGAAGATGAAAATCCCGGGCGCGGCTGACGTGAAGATGGTGGCGCCATGA
- a CDS encoding peptidoglycan D,D-transpeptidase FtsI family protein, with product MKLEGALFPWRFRLMVALLGVMVAAICWRIIDLQVVDRDFLKGQGDARSLRHIPIPAHRGLITDRNGEPLAVSTPVTTLWANAKEMQTAKEKWPALAAALGQDPKALSERLEAQANKEFIYLVRGLTPEQGQSVLDLKVPGVYGIEEFRRFYPAGEVTAHMVGFTDIDDHGREGVELAYDEWLAGVPGKRQVIKDRRGRLIKDVQVTKNAKAGKPLALSIDLRLQYLANRELRNAIIENGAKAGSLVIMDVKTGEILAMVNQPTYNPNNRRNLQPAMMRNRAMIDVFEPGSTMKAISMAAAIETGRWKPSDTVEVYPGTLQIGKYTIKDVSRSEGPVLDLTGILINSSNVGMSKVAFDIGGETIFRLAQKVGLGQDTGLGFPGERVGNLPNYRDWRKAETATLSYGYGISVTAIQLVHAFSALANNGRLAPLTLIKTDKAPQTTQVLPEAVAKTMQGMLTQVIEAPRGVFRAQVPAYHVAGKSGTARKTSVGTKGYAENSYRSLFAGFGPMSDPRYAIVVVIDEPSKAGYFGGLVSAPVFSRVMSGTLRLMNVTPDNLPTTQQANATPVIPLKANGGRG from the coding sequence ATGAAACTCGAAGGCGCACTGTTCCCATGGCGCTTCCGCCTGATGGTCGCGCTGCTTGGCGTGATGGTTGCGGCGATCTGCTGGCGCATCATTGACCTGCAAGTGGTTGACCGTGACTTCCTTAAAGGTCAGGGCGACGCGCGCAGTCTGCGTCATATCCCGATTCCGGCGCACCGCGGTCTGATCACCGACCGTAACGGCGAGCCTTTGGCCGTCAGTACGCCGGTGACCACGCTGTGGGCCAACGCCAAGGAAATGCAGACCGCCAAAGAGAAGTGGCCAGCACTGGCCGCCGCGCTGGGGCAGGACCCGAAAGCCCTGAGTGAGCGCCTCGAAGCGCAAGCCAACAAAGAATTCATTTATCTGGTGCGCGGGCTGACTCCCGAGCAGGGCCAGTCCGTGCTCGACCTTAAAGTGCCGGGCGTTTATGGCATCGAAGAATTCCGCCGCTTCTATCCGGCCGGTGAAGTCACGGCGCACATGGTCGGCTTTACCGACATCGACGACCACGGTCGCGAAGGCGTCGAACTTGCTTACGACGAGTGGCTCGCTGGCGTACCCGGCAAGCGGCAGGTCATCAAGGATCGGCGCGGTCGGCTGATCAAGGATGTTCAGGTCACCAAAAACGCCAAGGCCGGTAAGCCCTTGGCGTTGTCCATTGACCTGCGTCTGCAATATCTGGCCAACCGTGAACTGCGTAACGCGATCATCGAGAACGGCGCCAAGGCTGGTAGCCTGGTGATCATGGACGTGAAGACCGGCGAGATCCTCGCCATGGTCAACCAGCCGACCTACAACCCGAACAACCGTCGCAACCTGCAACCGGCGATGATGCGTAACCGCGCGATGATCGACGTGTTCGAACCGGGTTCGACCATGAAAGCCATCTCGATGGCCGCCGCGATCGAAACCGGACGCTGGAAACCAAGCGACACCGTCGAGGTTTATCCAGGCACGCTGCAGATCGGCAAATACACCATCAAGGACGTTTCGAGGTCTGAAGGCCCGGTGCTGGACCTGACCGGCATCCTGATCAATTCCAGTAACGTCGGCATGAGCAAGGTCGCGTTCGATATCGGCGGCGAAACCATTTTCCGCCTCGCGCAGAAGGTCGGTCTGGGCCAGGACACCGGCCTCGGCTTCCCGGGTGAACGTGTCGGCAACTTGCCGAACTACCGCGATTGGCGCAAGGCTGAAACCGCGACGCTGTCCTACGGCTACGGTATTTCCGTGACCGCGATTCAACTGGTTCACGCGTTTTCGGCCCTGGCCAACAACGGTCGTCTCGCGCCGTTGACCTTGATCAAAACCGACAAGGCACCGCAGACCACTCAGGTGCTGCCGGAAGCCGTTGCGAAAACCATGCAAGGCATGTTGACCCAAGTGATCGAGGCTCCGCGCGGCGTGTTCCGCGCGCAGGTGCCGGCGTATCACGTGGCCGGCAAGTCGGGTACTGCGCGCAAGACTTCGGTGGGTACCAAGGGTTACGCCGAAAACTCGTACCGCTCGCTGTTCGCCGGTTTCGGCCCGATGAGCGATCCGCGTTACGCGATTGTTGTAGTGATCGATGAACCGTCCAAGGCCGGTTACTTCGGTGGTCTGGTATCGGCGCCGGTATTCAGCCGTGTGATGTCTGGAACCTTGCGCCTGATGAACGTGACCCCGGACAACCTGCCGACCACACAACAGGCCAACGCCACCCCGGTCATTCCGCTGAAAGCCAATGGAGGGCGCGGCTGA
- a CDS encoding UDP-N-acetylmuramoyl-L-alanyl-D-glutamate--2,6-diaminopimelate ligase, translating into MSLSLNKIFPHAGHDLLIRELALDSRNVRAGDLFLAVPGGKFDGRAHIADALARGAAAVAYEVEGATVLPITDVPLIPVKGLAAQLSDIAGRFYGEPSHHLNLIGVTGTNGKTSVTQLVAQALDLLGQHCGIVGTLGSGFYGALQSGLHTTPNPIAVQATLGDLKKAGAKAVAMEVSSHGLDQGRVTALAFDVAVMTNLSRDHLDYHGTMEAYAEAKAKLFAWNDLKCRVVNLDDDFGRQLAADKRESRLITYSLLDSSAYLFCREAQFDDHGVRATLVTPQGEHHLRSTLLGRFNLSNVLAAVGALLGLDYALDEILKVLPKLEGPAGRMQRLGGSTQPLVVVDYAHTPDALEKVLTALRPHVKGQLLCLFGCGGDRDRGKRPLMAEVVERLADQVLVTDDNPRTEDPAVIFDDIRAGFTAVDKVTFVAGRGLAIAQLIAGASADDVIVLAGKGHEDYQEINGERHAFSDLVEADHALTAWEVAHA; encoded by the coding sequence ATGTCATTAAGTCTGAACAAAATATTCCCCCACGCCGGCCACGATCTGTTGATCCGTGAATTGGCGCTGGACAGCCGCAACGTACGCGCAGGTGATTTGTTCCTCGCGGTGCCGGGCGGCAAATTCGATGGCCGTGCGCACATTGCTGATGCATTGGCGCGCGGCGCTGCCGCGGTGGCGTATGAAGTGGAAGGCGCCACCGTGCTGCCTATCACTGATGTGCCGTTGATTCCGGTCAAGGGGCTCGCGGCGCAGTTGTCAGATATCGCCGGGCGTTTTTACGGCGAACCAAGCCATCATCTGAATTTGATCGGCGTCACCGGCACCAACGGTAAAACCAGCGTGACCCAACTGGTCGCGCAGGCATTGGATCTGCTCGGCCAGCATTGCGGCATTGTCGGCACCCTTGGTTCCGGCTTCTATGGCGCACTGCAAAGCGGTCTGCACACCACGCCCAATCCAATTGCCGTACAGGCGACTCTGGGCGACCTGAAAAAGGCCGGCGCGAAAGCCGTGGCCATGGAAGTCTCGTCCCATGGTCTGGATCAGGGCCGGGTGACCGCGCTGGCGTTCGACGTGGCGGTGATGACCAACCTGTCCCGCGATCATCTGGATTATCACGGCACCATGGAGGCTTACGCCGAGGCCAAGGCCAAGCTGTTCGCCTGGAATGATTTGAAGTGCCGCGTGGTCAACCTCGACGACGATTTCGGCCGGCAACTGGCCGCCGATAAACGTGAGTCGCGCTTGATCACCTACAGCCTGCTCGACAGCAGTGCTTACCTGTTCTGCCGCGAGGCGCAGTTCGACGACCACGGCGTGCGCGCCACGCTGGTGACGCCGCAGGGCGAACATCATCTGCGCAGCACCTTGCTCGGGCGCTTTAACCTGAGCAACGTACTGGCCGCCGTCGGCGCCTTGCTCGGTCTGGACTACGCGCTCGACGAAATTCTCAAGGTCCTGCCGAAACTCGAAGGCCCGGCCGGACGCATGCAGCGTCTTGGCGGAAGCACTCAGCCGCTGGTGGTGGTTGATTACGCCCACACACCGGATGCGCTGGAAAAAGTCCTGACGGCATTGCGCCCACACGTCAAAGGTCAGTTGCTGTGCCTGTTCGGCTGCGGCGGTGATCGCGATCGTGGCAAACGTCCGCTGATGGCCGAAGTGGTCGAGCGACTGGCTGATCAAGTGCTGGTCACCGATGACAATCCGCGCACTGAAGACCCGGCCGTTATTTTCGATGACATCCGCGCCGGTTTTACCGCTGTGGATAAAGTCACTTTCGTCGCTGGCCGTGGTCTGGCCATCGCGCAATTGATTGCCGGCGCTTCGGCCGATGACGTGATCGTCCTGGCCGGCAAAGGTCACGAGGACTATCAGGAAATCAACGGTGAGCGCCATGCCTTCTCCGATCTGGTCGAAGCCGATCACGCGCTGACCGCTTGGGAGGTGGCCCATGCTTAA
- a CDS encoding UDP-N-acetylmuramoyl-tripeptide--D-alanyl-D-alanine ligase, whose amino-acid sequence MLKALKLSELTNALDARLITADASFDGVSIDSRAIQPGQLFIALTGPRFDGHDYLNDVAGKGAVAALVEREVADSTLPQLLVKDTRQALGQLGALNRAAFTQPVAAITGSSGKTTVKEMLASILRTRGPVLATRGNLNNDLGAPLTLLELAPEHTAAVIELGASRLGEIAYTVGLTKPHVAILNNAGTAHVGEFGGPEKIVEAKGEIIDGLAADGVAVLNLDDKAFGIWKTRAAARKVLTFALSNPQADFYASDLSTDARGCPAFNLHTPEGVEYVQLNLLGTHNVANAMAAAAAAHALGVSLFGIATGLGAVQPVKGRTVAQLAKNGMRVIDDTYNANPTSMCAAVDILAGFSGRTVLVLGDIGELGDWAEQGHRDVGEYARGKVSALYAVGPNMVHAVNAFGEQAHHFGTQAELIQALDAEQDTNTTILIKGSRSAAMENIVAALCGSSLEKH is encoded by the coding sequence ATGCTTAAGGCCCTCAAACTGAGCGAATTGACCAACGCACTCGACGCACGTTTGATCACTGCCGATGCCAGTTTCGACGGCGTCAGCATCGACAGCCGCGCGATCCAGCCGGGCCAGCTGTTTATTGCCCTGACCGGCCCGCGTTTCGACGGTCACGATTACCTGAATGACGTCGCCGGCAAAGGCGCCGTGGCGGCGCTGGTCGAGCGTGAAGTCGCCGACAGCACCTTGCCGCAATTGCTGGTCAAGGACACCCGTCAGGCCCTGGGCCAGCTGGGTGCCTTGAACCGCGCAGCCTTTACTCAGCCAGTGGCAGCGATCACCGGTTCCAGCGGCAAGACCACCGTCAAGGAAATGCTCGCGAGCATCCTGCGCACGCGCGGTCCGGTGCTGGCGACTCGGGGCAATCTGAACAACGACCTCGGCGCGCCACTGACTCTGCTCGAACTGGCCCCGGAACACACAGCGGCCGTGATTGAGCTGGGTGCCTCGCGTCTGGGCGAAATCGCCTACACCGTCGGGCTGACCAAGCCGCACGTGGCGATCTTGAACAATGCCGGTACCGCTCACGTCGGTGAGTTTGGCGGGCCGGAAAAAATCGTCGAAGCCAAGGGCGAAATCATCGATGGGCTGGCGGCGGATGGCGTTGCCGTGCTCAATCTTGATGACAAGGCCTTCGGTATCTGGAAGACCCGCGCTGCCGCTCGCAAAGTGCTGACGTTCGCCCTGAGCAATCCTCAGGCGGATTTCTACGCCAGCGATCTGAGCACCGATGCGCGTGGTTGCCCGGCCTTCAATCTGCACACACCTGAAGGTGTCGAATACGTTCAACTGAACCTGCTCGGCACCCACAACGTTGCCAATGCCATGGCCGCTGCCGCCGCCGCTCACGCCCTCGGCGTGTCGCTGTTCGGCATCGCCACCGGGCTTGGCGCCGTGCAACCGGTCAAGGGTCGCACCGTCGCGCAACTGGCGAAAAACGGAATGCGCGTGATCGATGACACTTACAACGCAAACCCCACCTCAATGTGTGCGGCCGTTGATATACTCGCCGGCTTTTCCGGCCGCACCGTCCTGGTGCTCGGAGATATCGGCGAGTTGGGCGATTGGGCGGAGCAGGGGCACCGCGACGTGGGCGAGTACGCCCGGGGCAAGGTTTCCGCGCTTTATGCCGTTGGGCCGAACATGGTTCACGCCGTAAACGCTTTCGGCGAACAGGCGCATCACTTCGGCACGCAAGCCGAACTGATCCAGGCCCTCGACGCCGAGCAGGACACAAACACCACCATTTTGATCAAGGGTTCGCGCAGTGCAGCGATGGAAAACATCGTTGCAGCTCTGTGCGGGTCCAGTCTGGAGAAACATTAA